The sequence below is a genomic window from Desulfomicrobium macestii.
GACCGACTGCTGGACTATGGATTCAACCTGGCTCCGGATACGTTTCTGCAGGGAATCAGCCAGGTTCCGCCCGCCCACGCCCTGCTGGCCGACGGCAACGGACACCGGACCGCCCCCTACTGGGACATCCCCATGGACCGTCCCGTGGCCAAAATCTCCGAGGACGAAGCCGCCGAGGGTCTGCGCCATCATCTGGTTGAAGCCGTGCGCGATCGCCTCGTGGCCGACGTGCCCGTTGCCTCGTACCTCAGCGGAGGCATCGACTCCAGCAGTGTGACCGGCCTTTATGCGCACCTCTCGAACGCCCCCGTGCACACCCTCTCCATCGCCTTCGAGGACGCGGGCTATGACGAGCGCCATTTCGCGCGCATGGCCTCAAGCTCGTTCGGAACCAGCCATCACGAATTTCTCTGCACCATCGCCGAGAAGGAAATCGAAAAACTGGTCTGGCATCTGGAGAGCCCGATGGTCACCCTCCTGAATCTGCCGCTCTATCTTTTGTCCAAACAAATAAGGGATATGGGTTTCAAGGTAGTCCTGTCCGGAGACGGGGCAGACGAAATCCTGGGCGGATACGACTATTTCAAACTCTTGAAGCTCATGGACTTCATCGGCAGGAACGAAAGCGTCGGCCGCGCGAACCTGCTGCGCCGGGTCTTTCCCGGCATCACGTCACAGCAGCAGGCCTGGATGCAGTATGCCGCACTCAAAGGTTATCCGGCCGCGCATCCGGCTCTGCCCTACAGATTCCAGGCCTTCCAGTTCAAGGGACAGCTCATGAGCGACGCCTTCGTGAACCGCCTGCTGCCCGTGATCCAAGAGCGCGACGAAGAACTGCCCACCGTTCCGGGTGACAGGTCCCTCATGGACCAGGCCCTGTACCTGGAGACCAAGATGCGCCTGCCGAACCTGACCCTGGCTCTGGCCGACACCATGAGCATGGCCAACTCCGTCGAACTGCGCTCGCCGTTCATGGATCACCGGCTGGTGGAGTACGTCTTCTCCCTGCCCAGTCATCTCAAGATGCGCGGCCTCAATGAAAAGTACCTACTCAAAAAGAGTTTCCGCACCTTCCTGCCCCCCGCCATCAGCCAGCGCCGCAAGCAGCCTCTGGCGCCTCCGAGCAAGTGGTTCGTGCGCATGTTCAGAGACATGATCGGCGACGTTCTCTCTGCCTCCACCGTGCGCGACAAGGGCTATTTCAGGCCCGAATTCACGGACCACATGCTACGCGAGTTCGATGCGGACAGCCTCATGGACTACAGCGGCGTGATCATTGTCGCCCTCTTCGTGCATCTCTTCGACGACCTCTTCGTGTCCGCCAAATCCCCGCGCGGTTGCTAATCGAGACAAGAGCAGGTATCAGCCTTCTCGCAAGAGGAGAACGCATTTACCATGAACATCATCTGTCCCAAGTGCGGATTCGGACGCACTGTCAACGAAGAGAAGCTGCCTCCGAAAGCGGTCATGGCCACTTGTCCCAAGTGCCGGAATCGCTTCAAATTCCGTGAAATAGCTCCGCTCGAACATATCGAACCAACAACCGATTCTCCGCCTCCGGCACCAGCGTTCGCCCCTGAAAACCGGGACACGCAGGAAGAGGCCCAAGGCCCGGTGCAACCGGAGCAGACACCTTCCGGGCCCGTCGAATCGCCCGCGCCGCCGCATGACGAAGACCTTTGGAACGAACTGGCCGCGCTCAAAGAGGACGAGGACGAAGATCCCCACACCGAGCACCAGCCGGAACCGTCCCTGCCGCTGTGGGAGAGGGCCGAATCCGGCTATCCGCGCGCCTTCGCCCAGACCTTCCTTGAGGTGCTGGCCAATCCCAAGGGCTTTTTCTCGGCCATGCCCGTGGGATACGGGATGGTCAAACCGCTGCTTTTCTTCCTGATCATCGTCCAGGCCGTGGCCCTGTCCCAATCCGTCTGGCAACTCTTGGGCATCATCCCCCCGAACGCGCTGACCGAGAATCTGGACAACACGTTGCAGGCGGCTCTCTCGCTCATCCTGTACCCGATTGAAGTCTGCGTCTTCCTGTTTCTCGACACCGCCATGAACCACTTCTTTCTGCGGCTCTTCAAGGCGGACACCAAAGGCTTCGAGGGCACCTTCAGAGCCGAGACCTACAGCGCGGCGCCCATGCTGCTCATGATCGTCCCGTACATCGGCCTGCCCTTGGCCATGATCGGCGTGGTCGTGTACAAGTTTCTGGGACTGCGCCATGTGCACGGCGCCACGAACAAACAGGTGCTGGCCGTCCTGATCCTGCCCATGCTGCTGGCCATAACCGTCGCCATCGTCCTGACGCTGTTGACCGGAGGGATCTGATGCGCAACTTCAAAGCCTGGTGGCGCACGGCCCTGAACAAGCCGAAGGATCCCCGCAAGCCCCGCGGCGGCGCGGACAATCCGGCGGCAAGACGCGAGCCCATCGCCGGGGATTCCAAGGACCACACGGCATCGCTTTTAAACGCCGAGCCTCCCACCCACACCCTGCAGTAGGCGTTTTTCACCCCTTGACTTGACAATGGCAACCATTAGGACAAGCCTTCGGCTTTCTCGTTTTTTACGGACCCGGCCGCACCTTCCGGCGCGGCCGGGATCGCACATCACCCCGACGAACCCCAGCGTTCACATGAGGCAACCATGATCGGTATTTCAAAATTATACTGCGGCACGGTGGAACCTTCCGATGCACTTCGCTACGGACGCGATTCCGCCCAACTCCCCTCTCACCTGCTGCAGTTCGCCAAGGACAAGAAGCCCGTTGTGGTCTGGAACATGACCCAGCGCTGCAATCTCAAATGCGTGCACTGCTACGCCCACGCCGTGGAACCGAGCAATCACAAGGACCCCATCTCCACGGATCAGGCCAAGGCCATGATCGACGACCTGGCCAAGTTCGGCGCGCCGGTCATCCTCTTTTCCGGCGGCGAACCTCTGGTACGCGAAGATCTGGTGGACCTGGCCAAATACGCCACCTCCACGGGCATGCGCGCGGTCATCTCCACCAACGGGACGCTCATCACCAAGGCCAAGGCCCGCGAACTCAAGGAAGTCGGACTGTCCTACGTCGGCATCTCCCTTGACGGCGCCGAGACCGTGCACGACCAGTTTCGCGGCGTGACCGGCGCCTACAAACTGGCGCTCAAGGGCATGGAAAACTGTCAGGCCGAAGGGCTCAAGGTGGGACTCAGGTTCACCATCAACAAGCGCAACGCCGCCGAGATTCCGCACCTCTTCGATCTGGTCGAATCCCTGGAAGTGCCGCGTATCTGTTTTTATCATCTGGTCTATTCGGGCCGCGGTTCCGAACTGATCAAGGAAGATCTGGATCACGCCGAGACCCGCGCCGTGGTCGACCTGATCATGGACCGCACCCGCGCCCTGCATGACAAGGGCAAGCCCAAGGAAGTGTTGACCGTGGACAACCACGCCGACGGCCCCTACGTCTACTATCGCCTGCTCAAGGAAGATCCGGCCCGCGCCGCCGAGGTCATGGAACTTTTGAAGATGAACGAAGGCAACTCCTCGGGACGCGGCATCGGCTGCATCTCCTGGGACGGCGCCGTGCACGCGGACCAGTTCATGCGTCACCACACCTTCGGCAACGTCTTGGAGCGCCCCTTCTCCGAGATCTGGGTCGACGAAAAGATCGAACTTCTGCACAAGCTCAAGGACAAGCGCCCGCATGTGAAGGGCCGTTGCGCCACCTGCCGTTTCCTGAACATCTGCGGCGGCAACTTCCGGGCCCGCGCCGAAGCCTTTTACGACGACTTCTGGGCTCACGATCCGGCCTGTTATCTGACCGACGAGGAAATCAGCGGCGAAAAGCTCTAGGAGAACGGCATGAACACCTTTCATCGCGGCCGCCGGCTGCGTTCAAGGAGCGTCCTGCGGGACATGGTGAGGGAGAGCCGGCTGGGACGGGAGGACCTGATCCAGCCGTATTTCGTGGTCGAATCGGACCCGGACTTCAAGAAGCCCATCAGCTCCATGCCCGGACAGTTCCAGCTGGGCCTGAACCAGCTCCTGAGCGAAGTGGGTCCGGCCGTGGATGCGGGTCTCAAAAGCCTCATCCTCTTCGGCATCCCCGTTGAAAAAGATCCGGCCGGCACCCAGGCCTATGCCGAAAACGGCATCGTGCAGGAAGCCATCCGCCGCATCAAGAGCCGCTGGCCCGAGCTGATCGTGGTCGCGGACACCTGCCTGTGCGAATACACCTCCCACGGGCACTGCGGACTGGTCTCCCCCGAAGGCGTAGTCCAGAATGATCCGACCCTGGCGCTGCTGGCCCGCACGGCAGTGGCCCAGGCCCAGGCCGGCGCGGACATCATCGCGCCCTCGGACATGATGGACGGTCGGGTGGCTGCCATCCGGGAAGCCCTCGATGAAAAGGGTTTCCTGGACACGCCCATCATGTCCTACGCGGTCAAGTACTCCTCGGCCTTTTACGGCCCCTTCCGCGACGCGGCCGAAAGCGCGCCCAAATTCGGAGACCGCAAGACCTACCAGATGGACCCCGCCAACTGGCGCGAGGGCCTGCGCGAAGCCGCCGCCGACGTGGAAGAGGGCGCGGACATCCTCATGGTCAAACCGGGCCTGCCCTATCTGGACATCATCCGTCTGGTCCGTGACAACTTCGACCTGCCCGTAGCCGCATATCAGGTCAGCGGGGAATACAGCCAGATCAAGGCAGCGGCCATGAACGGCTGGATCGACGAAACCGCCGTGGCGCTCGAAAGCCTCATCGCATTCAAGCGGGCCGGCGCGGACCTGATCCTCTCCTACTTCACCCAAGACCTGCTCAAGGCGGGACACGTATAATGCAAAAAAATCCTCATCACGGCGCAGGCCATTCGGGTCTGGACGGGCCCCCTGCCGGGCATCCGGGTGGTCACCCGGGTGGACATCCCGGGGGCAAACCCGGCGGACACCCGGGCGGCATGGTCACGACCCTGGCCGACGGCACCCCGGCCTGCAAGCTCATCGCCTGGGAAGTGACCCGCTCCTGCAACCTGGCCTGCAAGCACTGCCGGGCCGAGGCGCACCTGGAACCCTACGAGGGCGAGCTGGACACGGCCGAGGCCAAGGCGCTCATCGACACCTTTCCGCAAGTCGGCAGCCCGATCATCATCTTCACTGGCGGCGATCCCATGATGCGCGCCGATGTCTATGAGCTCATCCGCTACGCCACCGACAAGGGCCTGCGCTGCGTCATGTCGCCCAACGGGACGCTGATCACCCCGGAAACCGCGCAGAAGATGCGCGAGTCCGGAGTGCAGCGCTGCTCCATCTCCATCGATGGTCCCGACGCGCAAAGCCACGACGAGTTTCGCGGCGTGCAGGGCGCGTTCGACGCTTCCATGCGTGGCATCGAGTACCTGAAGGAAGCTGGCATCGAATTCCAGGTCAACACCACCGTGACCCGTGCGAACCTGAGCAGCTTCAAGAAGATCTTCGACCTTTGCGAACACATAGGCGCCGTGGCCTGGCACATCTTCCTGCTGGTGCCCACGGGCCGGGCCGCCCAGCTCGGAGCCGAGGTCATCACGGGCCAGGAATACGAGGACGTGCTCAACTGGTTCTATGATTTCCGCAAGACCACGAACATGCACTTAAAGGCCACCTGCGCCCCGCACTACTACCGCATCATGCGTCAGCGGGCCAAGGCCGAGGGCGTGCCGGTCACACCCGAAAACTTCGGCCTCGACGCCATGACCAGGGGCTGTCTCGGCGGAACCGGCTTCTGCTTCATCTCCCACGTCGGCCAGGTCCAGCCCTGCGGCTACCTGGAGCTGGACTGCGGCAACATCCGTACCACCCCGTTTCCGGAAATCTGGCGTTCATCGAAGCAATTCAAGCAGTTTCGCACCCAGGAAGATTACGAAGGCAAGTGCGGCATCTGTGAATACCACAAGGTCTGCGGCGGCTGCCGTGCCCGGGCGTACTCCATGAACGACAACTACATGGGCGAAGAACCGCTGTGCACGTACATTCCCAAACTCGCCGAACGGCGCAAAGCCTGATGGGTGGAAGCATGGATGATTTTGACAAGAAGATCCTGGACATGATCCAAACGGGCTTCCCCCTCGAAGCCCGTCCCTATGAAGAGATCGGCCTCAAGGTCGGCCTGACCGAGGCCGAGACTCTGGCCCGCGTGCGGGCGCTGACGGAAAAAGGCGTGATCCGCCGCATCGGGGCCAACTTCCAGTCCAAGAAGCTGGGCTGGCACTCGACCCTGTGCTCCGCCGCCGTGCCCGAGTACAAGCTGGACGAATTCATCGCCGAGGTGAACAAGCTCCCAGGCGTTACGCACAACTACCTGCGCCAGCACCGTCAGAACATCTGGTTCACCTTCATCGGTCCGTCCTGGGAAGATGTGCAGGAGACCCTGGCCGGAATCACCCGCAAGACGGGCATCTCCATCCTGAACCTGCCTGCGACCAAGATGTACAAGATCCAGGTCGACTTCAAGATGGGCGACAGGGAGGAATGATGCGCGAATTCATCCTCTCGCCGTCCCTTTTGTCCTCGGATTTCGGCGCGCTACGCTCCGAGCTGACCGCCCTTGAAGAGGCCGGCCTCAAATGGGTGCACTGGGATGTCATGGATGGGGCCTTCGTGCCGAACATCACCTTCGGCCCTCCGGTCATCAAGCGCCTGCGCAAGACCTCCCGGCTCTTCTTCGACGTGCACCTCATGATCGAACGCCCCGAGCGCTACATCCAGGAGTTCGCCGACGCGGGCGCCGATCTGCTCTGCATCCACGCCGAAAGCACGCTGCACCTCGAGCGTACGGTCAGCGTCATCCGCGAGGCGGGCATGCAGGTCGGCCTGTCGCTGAATCCGGCCACGCCGCTGGGTGTCGTCGAGTATCTGCTGCCCCAGCTGGACATGGTGCTCATCATGAGCGTGAATCCGGGTTTCGGCGGCCAGTCCTTCATCCCGTTCTGCAAGGACAAGATCGCGACCCTGTCCGGCATGATCCGCTCTCGCGGGCTGTCGACACTGATTCAGGTCGACGGGGGCGTGACCCTGGACAATGCAAAAGAGCTCTTCGACCTTGGAGCCGACGTCCTGGTCTCCGGCTCGGCCTTCTTCGGGTTTCCCCCGTATGCCGAGCGGCACAAGGCGTTTCAGGATGCCGTGCACGCGAAATAGACGGCCTGCATCGCTCCCCGTTTCCACGCAACCCTCGCCACGGCGGGGGTTTTCTTTTTCATGCACGTGCGGGCTTTACCCCTAAACGATCCTGCCCAGTCCCGTGCCCAGGTAAAGGGCCGCGAACCCCACCACATTCTGCCCAGCCAGATTGAGGGCCAGCTTGAGCCACTGGCCGTCGTCAAGGATGCCGCCGCTTTCGAAGATGAAGGTCGAGAAGGTCGTGAACGCGCCCATGAAGCCGGTGAGAATCAGGATGCGGGCCTGCGCCGACAGGAGCCCCCGCTCCTCGGACAGAATCCAGACCAGCCCGAACAGGAAGCAGCCCGTGATGTTCACCGCCCAGGTGCCCCAGGGAAAGTCCCGCCCCATGACATTGTAGACCAGCCCCGAAAGCCAGTAGCGGCACAGTGTTCCACACGCCCCGGCCAGGGCGATCAAGGCAATTTTCGACATGAGTTTTCCTCGCGGTTGATTCGCTTGTTGCATCGACGCTCCTGGACAGTCGCATGCACAAGCGGGAACGCCATGCTGATCCGCCGTGAAAAGCCCCGGCTGATCCGGAACGCTCGGGGTTCGGCATGGCGAAGACTTCGCTTATCAAAGCCCCGGATGATTGTGGAGCGCTATCCCGCCCGGAACAATTATTTCTGCCGCAGAATCGGATGGACATCAATGCGGGCTGTATCTCATTTCAAAACAGAGAGTTACGTCCTTGATGCGTTTTGTGCACGATTCTGATAAAGGCGCGGCAAACACCATGAGAGCCCCCATGACATCACCTATCCGCTGCCTGCTTGTCGATGACGAACCGCCCG
It includes:
- the asnB gene encoding asparagine synthase (glutamine-hydrolyzing); its protein translation is MCGIAGFFNPSGISPQDNVLSSMAQALAHRGPDHQGLFQDRCCALAYRRLSVIDLAGGNQPVVHEPSGAVLVFNGEIYNYQPLRAELASLGHVFRTHSDSEVLLAAYLQWGDKCLRRLVGMFAFAVWTPRTQTLFLARDRMGKKPLFYTILPNGTLIFASEIKAILHFPGVQRAMNPLAMDRLLDYGFNLAPDTFLQGISQVPPAHALLADGNGHRTAPYWDIPMDRPVAKISEDEAAEGLRHHLVEAVRDRLVADVPVASYLSGGIDSSSVTGLYAHLSNAPVHTLSIAFEDAGYDERHFARMASSSFGTSHHEFLCTIAEKEIEKLVWHLESPMVTLLNLPLYLLSKQIRDMGFKVVLSGDGADEILGGYDYFKLLKLMDFIGRNESVGRANLLRRVFPGITSQQQAWMQYAALKGYPAAHPALPYRFQAFQFKGQLMSDAFVNRLLPVIQERDEELPTVPGDRSLMDQALYLETKMRLPNLTLALADTMSMANSVELRSPFMDHRLVEYVFSLPSHLKMRGLNEKYLLKKSFRTFLPPAISQRRKQPLAPPSKWFVRMFRDMIGDVLSASTVRDKGYFRPEFTDHMLREFDADSLMDYSGVIIVALFVHLFDDLFVSAKSPRGC
- a CDS encoding zinc-ribbon domain-containing protein is translated as MNIICPKCGFGRTVNEEKLPPKAVMATCPKCRNRFKFREIAPLEHIEPTTDSPPPAPAFAPENRDTQEEAQGPVQPEQTPSGPVESPAPPHDEDLWNELAALKEDEDEDPHTEHQPEPSLPLWERAESGYPRAFAQTFLEVLANPKGFFSAMPVGYGMVKPLLFFLIIVQAVALSQSVWQLLGIIPPNALTENLDNTLQAALSLILYPIEVCVFLFLDTAMNHFFLRLFKADTKGFEGTFRAETYSAAPMLLMIVPYIGLPLAMIGVVVYKFLGLRHVHGATNKQVLAVLILPMLLAITVAIVLTLLTGGI
- the ahbC gene encoding 12,18-didecarboxysiroheme deacetylase gives rise to the protein MIGISKLYCGTVEPSDALRYGRDSAQLPSHLLQFAKDKKPVVVWNMTQRCNLKCVHCYAHAVEPSNHKDPISTDQAKAMIDDLAKFGAPVILFSGGEPLVREDLVDLAKYATSTGMRAVISTNGTLITKAKARELKEVGLSYVGISLDGAETVHDQFRGVTGAYKLALKGMENCQAEGLKVGLRFTINKRNAAEIPHLFDLVESLEVPRICFYHLVYSGRGSELIKEDLDHAETRAVVDLIMDRTRALHDKGKPKEVLTVDNHADGPYVYYRLLKEDPARAAEVMELLKMNEGNSSGRGIGCISWDGAVHADQFMRHHTFGNVLERPFSEIWVDEKIELLHKLKDKRPHVKGRCATCRFLNICGGNFRARAEAFYDDFWAHDPACYLTDEEISGEKL
- the hemB gene encoding porphobilinogen synthase, whose protein sequence is MNTFHRGRRLRSRSVLRDMVRESRLGREDLIQPYFVVESDPDFKKPISSMPGQFQLGLNQLLSEVGPAVDAGLKSLILFGIPVEKDPAGTQAYAENGIVQEAIRRIKSRWPELIVVADTCLCEYTSHGHCGLVSPEGVVQNDPTLALLARTAVAQAQAGADIIAPSDMMDGRVAAIREALDEKGFLDTPIMSYAVKYSSAFYGPFRDAAESAPKFGDRKTYQMDPANWREGLREAAADVEEGADILMVKPGLPYLDIIRLVRDNFDLPVAAYQVSGEYSQIKAAAMNGWIDETAVALESLIAFKRAGADLILSYFTQDLLKAGHV
- the ahbD gene encoding heme b synthase, whose protein sequence is MQKNPHHGAGHSGLDGPPAGHPGGHPGGHPGGKPGGHPGGMVTTLADGTPACKLIAWEVTRSCNLACKHCRAEAHLEPYEGELDTAEAKALIDTFPQVGSPIIIFTGGDPMMRADVYELIRYATDKGLRCVMSPNGTLITPETAQKMRESGVQRCSISIDGPDAQSHDEFRGVQGAFDASMRGIEYLKEAGIEFQVNTTVTRANLSSFKKIFDLCEHIGAVAWHIFLLVPTGRAAQLGAEVITGQEYEDVLNWFYDFRKTTNMHLKATCAPHYYRIMRQRAKAEGVPVTPENFGLDAMTRGCLGGTGFCFISHVGQVQPCGYLELDCGNIRTTPFPEIWRSSKQFKQFRTQEDYEGKCGICEYHKVCGGCRARAYSMNDNYMGEEPLCTYIPKLAERRKA
- the ahbA gene encoding siroheme decarboxylase subunit alpha, with protein sequence MDDFDKKILDMIQTGFPLEARPYEEIGLKVGLTEAETLARVRALTEKGVIRRIGANFQSKKLGWHSTLCSAAVPEYKLDEFIAEVNKLPGVTHNYLRQHRQNIWFTFIGPSWEDVQETLAGITRKTGISILNLPATKMYKIQVDFKMGDREE
- the rpe gene encoding ribulose-phosphate 3-epimerase; the protein is MMREFILSPSLLSSDFGALRSELTALEEAGLKWVHWDVMDGAFVPNITFGPPVIKRLRKTSRLFFDVHLMIERPERYIQEFADAGADLLCIHAESTLHLERTVSVIREAGMQVGLSLNPATPLGVVEYLLPQLDMVLIMSVNPGFGGQSFIPFCKDKIATLSGMIRSRGLSTLIQVDGGVTLDNAKELFDLGADVLVSGSAFFGFPPYAERHKAFQDAVHAK
- the crcB gene encoding fluoride efflux transporter CrcB; its protein translation is MSKIALIALAGACGTLCRYWLSGLVYNVMGRDFPWGTWAVNITGCFLFGLVWILSEERGLLSAQARILILTGFMGAFTTFSTFIFESGGILDDGQWLKLALNLAGQNVVGFAALYLGTGLGRIV